A genomic region of Bosea sp. 124 contains the following coding sequences:
- a CDS encoding amino acid ABC transporter ATP-binding/permease protein translates to MMASLRPLRPVLVFFLAERRGALLGGALLAAVTVLAGIALLGLSGWFITATAIAGLSSATALAFDVFAPSAGIRLLALCRTASRYGERLVTHDATLRLLAGLRERLFRGWAGPDAARQLLMRPARLLFRLTADIDALDSLYLRVLAPMAAALVTALVVALALTSLHPALGLGAGIWLLLAGLGLPVLAATRALGPARRRAHASEALRARAIDLVAGQTDLVMAGRLPAQCAALALADRRQADSDDALNRIETGVGIGFGLASAVLLSGTLLAVAALAEAGRIGAPVAALGVLIALAALEPFAGLRRGGLELGRTLFAARRIGPRLAPAEPAAGLARPSGSDLAVRLGSVDIWHAGATQPALAGISLSLRTGETIAVVGPSGAGKSTLLSVIAGEIGPGQGHVEALPATLLTQRSELFQDSLRDNLRLAAPAADDVRLMAALVSAGLRADVEALPAGLDSRVGENGLGLSGGQARRLTLARLILRDTPLWLLDEPTEGLDGATARDVMARLLACAKDRREGRCVVIATHVRREAEAADRLIVMERGHVVCMARRGEPAFKVALAALRPD, encoded by the coding sequence ATGATGGCTTCGCTGCGTCCCCTGCGGCCGGTGCTGGTCTTTTTCCTTGCAGAGCGCCGCGGCGCGCTGCTGGGCGGCGCCTTGCTCGCCGCCGTCACGGTGCTCGCGGGCATCGCGCTGCTCGGCCTGTCCGGCTGGTTCATCACCGCGACCGCCATCGCCGGCCTGTCCTCGGCGACGGCCCTCGCCTTCGACGTCTTCGCGCCCTCGGCCGGCATCCGCCTGCTCGCGCTCTGCCGCACCGCCTCGCGCTATGGCGAGCGTCTGGTGACGCATGACGCTACGTTGCGGCTGCTGGCGGGCCTGCGCGAGCGGCTCTTTCGCGGCTGGGCCGGCCCCGACGCGGCGCGGCAGCTGCTGATGCGGCCGGCGCGGTTGTTGTTCCGGCTCACCGCCGATATCGACGCGCTCGATTCGCTCTATCTGCGCGTGCTGGCGCCGATGGCAGCGGCGCTGGTCACGGCTCTGGTGGTCGCCCTGGCGTTGACGTCGCTGCACCCGGCGCTTGGGCTCGGCGCCGGCATCTGGCTGCTGCTCGCCGGGCTCGGCCTGCCCGTGCTGGCTGCGACGCGGGCGCTCGGGCCGGCGCGGCGACGTGCCCATGCCAGCGAGGCGCTGCGGGCGCGGGCGATCGATCTCGTCGCGGGCCAGACCGATCTCGTCATGGCCGGCCGGCTCCCGGCCCAGTGCGCGGCGCTGGCGCTGGCGGACCGACGGCAGGCCGACAGCGACGATGCGCTCAACCGGATCGAGACGGGGGTCGGCATCGGTTTCGGCCTGGCCTCGGCCGTGCTCCTGTCCGGGACGCTGCTGGCGGTCGCGGCACTTGCCGAGGCGGGGCGAATCGGTGCGCCGGTGGCTGCGCTCGGCGTCCTGATCGCGCTCGCGGCGCTCGAGCCCTTTGCGGGCCTGCGGCGCGGGGGGCTCGAACTCGGCCGCACCCTGTTCGCGGCGCGGCGGATCGGGCCGCGCCTCGCGCCGGCCGAGCCGGCGGCGGGCCTGGCTCGCCCTTCCGGATCTGACCTCGCGGTGCGATTGGGCAGCGTCGACATCTGGCACGCGGGCGCGACCCAGCCGGCGCTCGCCGGGATCTCGCTATCGCTGCGGACCGGCGAGACGATCGCAGTGGTCGGGCCGAGCGGCGCGGGGAAATCGACGTTGCTGTCGGTCATCGCCGGCGAGATCGGACCCGGTCAGGGCCATGTCGAAGCCCTGCCGGCGACGCTGCTGACGCAGCGCAGCGAACTCTTCCAGGACAGCCTGCGCGATAATCTCCGCCTCGCCGCCCCGGCCGCCGACGATGTGCGCCTGATGGCCGCCCTGGTCTCGGCCGGGCTGCGCGCCGATGTCGAGGCGCTGCCGGCGGGGCTCGACAGCCGCGTCGGCGAAAACGGGCTCGGGCTGTCGGGTGGCCAGGCGCGGCGGCTGACCCTCGCCCGGCTGATCTTGCGCGACACGCCGCTCTGGCTGCTCGACGAGCCGACCGAAGGTCTGGACGGTGCGACCGCACGCGATGTGATGGCGCGCCTGCTGGCCTGCGCCAAGGACCGCCGCGAGGGGCGCTGCGTCGTCATCGCGACCCATGTCCGGCGCGAGGCCGAAGCCGCCGACCGCCTGATCGTCATGGAGCGCGGGCATGTGGTGTGCATGGCGCGGCGCGGCGAGCCGGCTTTCAAGGTCGCACTCGCGGCCTTGCGGCCGGACTGA
- the cydB gene encoding cytochrome d ubiquinol oxidase subunit II, which yields MILHQLIDYDTLRLIWWLLLGILLIGFAVMDGFDLGVGILLPFVGKGDVQRRVVINTIGPVWEGNQVWLILGGGAIFAAWPPLYAVSFSGFYLAMFAILAALILRPVGFKYRSKRPSAAWRSGWDWALFVGGFVPSLIFGVAVGNVLQGVPFRLNDDLRIFYDGSFFGLLNPFALLCGLLSVAMLTMHGAGWLMLKTSGEVSVRARRYGSIAALATIVLFALGGLWLWLGVDGYRITSTVNPTGPSNPLLKTVAVDGMAWFSNYAARPWLLIAPALGFLGAAGAFLGQRGGRHEVPTLLASKLSIFGIISTVGVSMFPFILPSSVQPKASLTVWDASSSHMTLFIMLVSTAIFLPIILAYTTWVYRVLWGKVEEQVIRDESGHAY from the coding sequence ATGATCCTTCATCAGCTCATCGACTACGACACGCTGCGCCTGATCTGGTGGCTGCTGCTCGGCATCCTGCTGATCGGCTTTGCCGTCATGGACGGCTTCGATCTCGGCGTCGGCATCCTGCTGCCCTTCGTCGGCAAGGGCGACGTGCAGCGGCGCGTCGTCATCAACACCATCGGCCCGGTCTGGGAGGGCAACCAGGTCTGGCTCATCCTGGGGGGCGGGGCGATCTTCGCCGCCTGGCCGCCGCTCTATGCGGTGTCGTTCTCGGGCTTCTATCTCGCGATGTTTGCGATCCTGGCCGCGCTGATCCTGCGGCCGGTCGGGTTCAAGTACCGTTCCAAGCGCCCGAGCGCGGCCTGGCGTTCCGGCTGGGACTGGGCGCTGTTCGTTGGGGGCTTCGTGCCGTCGCTGATCTTCGGCGTCGCGGTCGGCAATGTCCTGCAGGGCGTGCCATTCCGGCTCAATGACGACCTGCGCATCTTCTATGACGGCAGCTTCTTTGGCCTGCTCAATCCGTTCGCGCTGCTCTGCGGGCTTCTGTCGGTCGCGATGCTGACGATGCACGGAGCCGGCTGGCTGATGCTGAAGACGTCGGGCGAGGTCTCGGTGCGGGCGCGGCGCTATGGCAGCATCGCGGCGCTGGCGACGATCGTGCTCTTCGCGCTGGGCGGCCTGTGGCTCTGGCTCGGCGTGGACGGCTACAGGATCACCAGCACGGTGAACCCGACCGGGCCCTCCAATCCGCTGCTCAAGACCGTCGCCGTCGACGGGATGGCGTGGTTCTCCAACTATGCCGCCCGGCCCTGGCTGCTGATCGCGCCCGCGCTCGGCTTCCTCGGCGCGGCCGGGGCCTTTCTCGGCCAGCGCGGCGGGCGCCACGAGGTGCCGACCCTGCTCGCCAGCAAGCTTTCGATCTTCGGCATCATCTCGACGGTCGGCGTCTCGATGTTCCCCTTCATCCTGCCGTCCTCGGTCCAGCCGAAGGCCAGCCTGACGGTGTGGGATGCGTCCTCCAGCCATATGACGCTGTTCATCATGCTGGTTTCGACCGCGAT
- a CDS encoding cytochrome ubiquinol oxidase subunit I: MDLDIVALSRLQFAITALYHFLFVPLTLGLSVLLAIMETVYVMTGRVIWRQMTKFWGVLFGINFVLGVATGIVMEFQFGMNWSYYSHYVGDIFGAPLAIEGLMAFFLEATFVGLFFFGWDKLSKIGHLAATWAVALGSNFSALWILIANGWMQNPVGSAFNPQTMRMEITDFAAVLFNPVAQAKFVHTVSAGYVAASLFVLGVSAWYLLKGRHIELAKRSMTVAASFGLAASLSVVVLGDESGYLSSEHQKMKLAAIEAMWHTEPAPAAFTLFGFPDDKARETHFAVRIPGVMGLIGTRSLTTELPGIKELVDLAKVRIKEGVIAFDALQTIRAAGSTAAVPEAARKAFEDNGERLGYGLLLKRYVDDPRKATPEQIDKAAWDTVPMVAPLFWTFRIMVGLGLLFILLTAVFFVLSARRMLDRYPMLLWVAVFSIPLPWIAIECGWFVAEVGRQPWIIEGVLPTAAAVSSLGAGTVLATIIGFVVIYTILLIIEMKLMLAAIRKGPEPDHEPEAALVPANLIAAE; encoded by the coding sequence ATGGATCTCGACATCGTCGCGCTGTCGCGCCTGCAGTTCGCCATCACGGCGCTGTACCATTTCCTCTTCGTGCCGCTGACGCTCGGGCTCTCGGTCCTGCTCGCGATCATGGAGACGGTCTACGTCATGACCGGCCGCGTGATCTGGCGCCAGATGACGAAATTCTGGGGCGTGCTGTTCGGCATCAACTTCGTGCTCGGCGTCGCGACCGGCATCGTCATGGAATTCCAGTTCGGCATGAACTGGAGCTATTACAGCCATTATGTCGGCGACATCTTCGGGGCGCCGCTCGCCATCGAGGGGCTGATGGCGTTCTTCCTGGAGGCGACCTTCGTCGGGCTGTTCTTCTTCGGCTGGGACAAGCTCTCGAAGATCGGCCATCTGGCGGCGACCTGGGCCGTGGCGCTGGGCTCCAATTTTTCGGCGCTGTGGATCCTGATCGCCAATGGCTGGATGCAGAACCCGGTCGGCTCGGCCTTCAATCCGCAGACGATGCGGATGGAGATCACCGATTTCGCCGCCGTCCTGTTCAATCCCGTGGCCCAGGCGAAGTTCGTCCACACGGTCTCGGCCGGCTATGTCGCGGCCTCGCTGTTCGTGCTCGGCGTCTCGGCCTGGTATCTGCTGAAGGGGCGCCATATCGAGCTCGCCAAGCGCTCGATGACGGTCGCCGCCTCCTTCGGGCTGGCAGCCTCGCTATCGGTCGTGGTGCTGGGCGACGAGAGCGGCTATCTCTCCTCCGAGCACCAGAAGATGAAGCTCGCCGCCATCGAGGCGATGTGGCACACCGAGCCGGCGCCTGCCGCCTTCACCCTGTTCGGCTTCCCCGACGACAAGGCGCGCGAGACGCATTTCGCGGTCCGCATCCCGGGCGTGATGGGGCTGATCGGCACGCGGTCGCTGACCACCGAACTGCCCGGCATCAAGGAGCTGGTCGATCTGGCCAAGGTCCGGATCAAGGAAGGCGTGATCGCCTTCGACGCGCTCCAGACGATCCGCGCCGCCGGCAGCACCGCCGCCGTGCCCGAAGCCGCGCGCAAGGCCTTCGAAGACAATGGCGAACGGCTCGGCTACGGGCTGCTGCTCAAGCGCTATGTCGACGATCCGCGCAAGGCGACGCCGGAGCAGATCGACAAGGCGGCCTGGGACACGGTGCCGATGGTCGCGCCGCTGTTCTGGACCTTCCGCATCATGGTCGGCCTCGGGCTGCTCTTCATCCTGCTGACGGCGGTGTTCTTCGTCCTGTCGGCGCGGCGCATGCTCGACCGCTATCCGATGCTGCTCTGGGTCGCGGTGTTCTCGATTCCGCTGCCCTGGATCGCGATCGAATGCGGCTGGTTCGTCGCCGAGGTCGGCCGCCAGCCCTGGATCATCGAGGGCGTGCTGCCGACGGCGGCCGCGGTCTCCAGCCTCGGTGCCGGCACGGTGCTCGCGACGATCATCGGCTTCGTCGTGATCTACACGATCCTGCTCATCATCGAGATGAAGCTGATGCTGGCCGCCATCCGCAAGGGACCGGAGCCCGACCACGAGCCTGAAGCCGCGCTCGTTCCCGCAAACCTCATCGCGGCGGAGTGA
- the cydD gene encoding thiol reductant ABC exporter subunit CydD, whose product MTAAPAGAPAAAALHRPDGEAMAERGSRGAMLLQVAGALLWLPQAWLIAFVIGAVARGGGVRDALLPAVGVLALGAGRSVCEALGSRKAFLEARASLSRRREAAVAALAAGSPLDRARPASGLAASVVTEQAEALVPYQARFGPARLKATLVPLAILCAVLPLSWVAALVLLFSAPLIPIFMALIGWRAKAASEAHLAETGSLNAFLLDRLRGLTTIRALGAVDATALRLRVHAEDLRRRTMAVLRVAFLSSAVLELFSALGVAMVAVYVGFHLLDALPFGAWGERLSLSEGLFILLLAPAFFEPLRELSAVWHDRAAGQAAIAALDQVSRGGLALVDAAGPGQEAGPDRGRAADLRIEGLSFGHAGAADAVLDGFALKVAAGEHVAILGPSGSGKSTLLALIAGLAPPDSGSIAIGGTRLGPDSAARLRRRMAWIGQRSHLFAGTLAGNVALGRDGPGRAAVADALRMAALDDLAGARPGASIGEGGAGLSGGEGLRLALARGAANPHADLILADEPTAHLDAATARDITERLLAFAAGRTLVVATHDPVLAARMHRVVRLDPERLEGAA is encoded by the coding sequence ATGACGGCAGCCCCCGCAGGCGCTCCGGCCGCAGCCGCGTTGCATCGCCCCGATGGAGAGGCGATGGCGGAGCGGGGCAGCCGCGGGGCGATGCTGCTGCAGGTTGCGGGCGCGCTGCTCTGGCTGCCGCAGGCCTGGCTGATCGCCTTCGTCATCGGTGCCGTCGCAAGGGGCGGCGGTGTTCGCGATGCGCTATTGCCCGCGGTGGGCGTGCTGGCCCTCGGCGCCGGACGCTCCGTGTGCGAGGCGCTCGGCAGCCGAAAGGCGTTCCTCGAAGCGCGCGCCAGCCTGTCCCGGCGCCGGGAGGCGGCGGTCGCGGCGCTTGCGGCCGGCTCGCCGCTCGACCGCGCCCGGCCGGCCTCGGGGCTCGCCGCCAGCGTCGTCACCGAGCAGGCCGAGGCGCTGGTGCCCTATCAGGCCCGCTTCGGCCCGGCCCGCCTCAAGGCGACGCTCGTGCCGCTCGCCATCCTCTGCGCCGTGCTGCCCCTGTCCTGGGTGGCGGCGCTGGTGCTGCTGTTCTCGGCCCCGCTGATCCCGATCTTCATGGCGCTGATCGGCTGGCGCGCCAAGGCCGCGAGCGAGGCGCATCTCGCCGAGACCGGCAGCCTCAATGCCTTCCTGCTCGACCGCCTGCGCGGGCTCACCACGATCCGCGCGCTCGGCGCCGTCGACGCGACCGCGCTGCGGCTGCGGGTCCATGCCGAGGATCTGCGCCGGCGCACCATGGCGGTGCTGCGCGTCGCCTTCCTGTCCTCGGCGGTGCTGGAACTGTTCTCGGCGCTGGGCGTCGCGATGGTCGCGGTCTATGTCGGTTTCCACCTGCTCGATGCGCTGCCCTTCGGCGCCTGGGGCGAGCGACTCAGCCTGAGCGAGGGGCTCTTCATCCTGCTGCTGGCGCCGGCCTTCTTCGAGCCGCTGCGCGAATTGTCGGCGGTCTGGCACGACCGGGCCGCCGGGCAGGCCGCAATTGCGGCGCTGGATCAGGTGTCGCGCGGAGGGCTTGCGCTGGTCGATGCCGCGGGGCCTGGCCAGGAGGCTGGACCCGACAGGGGCCGCGCGGCCGACTTGCGGATCGAGGGCCTGAGCTTCGGCCATGCCGGCGCAGCGGACGCCGTGCTGGACGGCTTCGCTCTCAAGGTCGCGGCAGGCGAGCATGTCGCGATCCTCGGCCCCAGCGGCTCCGGCAAGTCGACGCTGCTGGCTCTCATCGCCGGGCTCGCGCCACCTGATAGCGGGAGCATCGCGATCGGCGGCACAAGGCTCGGCCCGGACAGTGCGGCGCGGCTGCGCCGGCGCATGGCCTGGATCGGCCAGCGATCGCATCTCTTCGCCGGGACGCTCGCCGGCAATGTCGCGCTGGGGCGCGACGGTCCCGGCCGTGCCGCCGTCGCCGACGCGCTGCGCATGGCGGCGCTGGACGATCTCGCCGGTGCGCGGCCGGGCGCCTCGATCGGCGAGGGCGGTGCCGGCCTCTCCGGCGGCGAGGGCTTGCGGCTCGCTCTGGCACGGGGCGCTGCCAACCCGCATGCGGACCTGATCCTTGCCGACGAGCCGACCGCCCATCTCGACGCCGCGACGGCCCGCGACATCACCGAGCGACTGCTCGCCTTCGCGGCGGGTCGCACGCTCGTGGTCGCAACCCATGATCCGGTGCTGGCTGCGCGGATGCACCGCGTCGTGCGGCTCGATCCGGAGCGGCTGGAGGGCGCGGCATGA